One Dromiciops gliroides isolate mDroGli1 chromosome 3, mDroGli1.pri, whole genome shotgun sequence DNA segment encodes these proteins:
- the LOC122751878 gene encoding zinc finger protein 2 homolog has protein sequence MSHERIHTGVNPFECNECQKAFTWRRNLISHQRIHTGVKPFECNECGKAFLQKAHLTSHQRSHTGMKPFEWSECGKTFCEKTYLNIYERTHTGMKLFECDKCGKAFIRKEYLITHQRIHTAVKPFECNEYGKAFRERGNLNSHKRTHTKVNHFNMMNVARLSVKGTALTIRELTPDKSL, from the coding sequence ATGAGCCAtgagagaattcacactggagtaaacccctttgaatgtaatgaatgtcaAAAAGCCTTCACTTGGAGGAGAAATCTTATCagccatcagagaatccatactggagtgaaaccctttgaatgtaatgaatgtgggaaagcctttctTCAAAAGGCACACCTTACTAGCCATCAGAGATCTCATACTGGAATGAAACCCTTTGAATGGagtgaatgtgggaaaaccttcTGTGAGAAGACATACCTTAATATCTATGAGAGAACTCATACTGGAATGAAACTCTTTGAATGTGataaatgtgggaaagccttcattcGGAAAGAATACCTTATCACCCACCAGAGAATCCATACTGCAgtgaaaccctttgaatgtaatgaatatgGCAAAGCCTTCAGGGAGAGAGGCAACCTTAATAGCCATAAGAGAACTCACACAAAAGTGAACCATTTCAATATGATGAATGTGGCAAGGCTTTCAGTGAAAGGGACAGCCTTAACCATCAGAGAACTCACACCAGATAAATCTCTTTGA